GATTCTCGTTGGGAACGGCGACGTATTCTACGGTTTGCCCCAGCACCTTCAGCGACGTATATTCTTGCAGCGTCTGATCGATCGGCGCGCGCGTATCTTCGTCGGAGTGCAGCAGCATCAACGGCGTGTGAACGCCTTCTACGTACGTCAGCGGCGAGAACTTGGCGTAATCGGTGCTCGCCGGGTTCCACGCCGGCCCCCACGTGTAGTAGCCGCCGCCCAGGCCGCCTTTGCCCGCGAAATCGGCCGCCAAATTTTCGCTCACGAGATTACTGACGCCGCGCTCGGCGACACCGGCTTTGTACCGATCGGTGTGCGCGACCACCCACATCGTGGCGTAACCGCCGTAGGAACCGCCGGAGACTCCTAGCCGGGTCGCGTCCACGTCGGGACGCTGCACGGCAGCATCCATGACGGCCTGTACGCCTTGGAACATGGCGTCGCCATAGTTCCCTTCCAACGCCTCTTCAAGGGCGTATCCGTGTCCCGTACTTCCGGCCGGATCGGAGAACACGACGTTATACCCCATCGATGCGTACACTTGGAACTCTTGAAAGAACGTGTCGCCGAACTGCGTTTCGGGGCCGCCGTGAATGTTCAGCAGGGTCGGATGCTTCGCGCCCGGCTTTCCGCCGGTGGCCGGCATGAACCAAGCCTGCACGGTGTTGCCGAGGGAATCTTTCACGGTGAACTCTTGCGGCGTCGACAGCGTCGCCGATTTGAGATAGTCGTCGTTAACGTGCGTGAGCTGCCGCGGAGTTCCGTTGACGACGTCGGTAACGTAGACGTCGGCGGGATGCGTGAAATCGCTGTAGAGATACGCGACGCGTTTGCCGTCGTGCGAAACCGAGCACGACCACGCTTCACCCTTGGGCGGCGTCGCGTCGCGAAACGTTCCGCTCGAGAGATCTAAAATGCGCAGGTTCGAATAACCCGGCCCGTCGACGTTGAGGAGTGCCCAGTCCGACGACGGCAGCATGTTGACGCAGAACCCGCCGCCCTCTTTCATGTCGGCGAGCAGCGAGTCGCCCCACGACGCCGTGTTTTTGGCGACGACCGTTTTTGCATCGCTGCCGTCAGGTTTTGCAACCGCGAGTGCGGGCAGCGCCGCCCCGTCCTTGACGTCTTGCGTGAGATAGTAGAGACGGCTGCCGTCGTTGCTGAATGACACCGCAAAGTTGGCCGGCAGCGACGAGCTCATCTTCTGCATCGCGCCTCCCGTCGATGGGATCGTATAGACGTCGCTATCGGCCCCGTCGACCGGTTCATAGCGCGTCGAGCTGAAAAGCATCGTGCGATCGTCGGGCGACCATGCGGCGAAGCCTTCAGAGTACTGCCCGCTCGTGATCGCTTTGGCGCTGGATCCGTCGGCGTCGACCGTCCAGATGTGCTGATGGTCCTGATACACGTAGCCGGCGCCGTTGACTTGGAAGAAGAGTTGGCCGATCGTGCGGATGTCGGTGTTCTTTTGGTCCGCTTTCGGCGTAAACCCGGCTTTGGCGAAGTCGATGTAGGCCGCATGCGGCGGATCGCTCTGCGTGACGGTAAGCGCGATACGCTTGCCGTCGTGCGAGACGACCGGGCCCGAGACGCCCTCCTTGACGTGCGTCAACTGAACGACCGTTTCCGTCGCGAGCGTGTAGCGATAGAGCTGCGGCTTCTG
Above is a window of Candidatus Baltobacteraceae bacterium DNA encoding:
- a CDS encoding S9 family peptidase, producing the protein MRKFLAAFCFAVCCAAPAMAASVAPEDLFKMTYLSSALISPDGTHVLVESSKMDGPKNTYDRSIELVDAATGNLTHNVTKHLGDGDYDWMPDGKSFVFVRTMPKQKPQLYRYTLATETVVQLTHVKEGVSGPVVSHDGKRIALTVTQSDPPHAAYIDFAKAGFTPKADQKNTDIRTIGQLFFQVNGAGYVYQDHQHIWTVDADGSSAKAITSGQYSEGFAAWSPDDRTMLFSSTRYEPVDGADSDVYTIPSTGGAMQKMSSSLPANFAVSFSNDGSRLYYLTQDVKDGAALPALAVAKPDGSDAKTVVAKNTASWGDSLLADMKEGGGFCVNMLPSSDWALLNVDGPGYSNLRILDLSSGTFRDATPPKGEAWSCSVSHDGKRVAYLYSDFTHPADVYVTDVVNGTPRQLTHVNDDYLKSATLSTPQEFTVKDSLGNTVQAWFMPATGGKPGAKHPTLLNIHGGPETQFGDTFFQEFQVYASMGYNVVFSDPAGSTGHGYALEEALEGNYGDAMFQGVQAVMDAAVQRPDVDATRLGVSGGSYGGYATMWVVAHTDRYKAGVAERGVSNLVSENLAADFAGKGGLGGGYYTWGPAWNPASTDYAKFSPLTYVEGVHTPLMLLHSDEDTRAPIDQTLQEYTSLKVLGQTVEYVAVPNENHDLNRTGSPIHRVERLHIMLDWLGKYLNP